One window of Desulfobulbaceae bacterium genomic DNA carries:
- a CDS encoding rod shape-determining protein, translating to MFGPFDKLFGWLSNDLAIDLGTANTLVYVKGKGIVLREPSVVAVRQDHRTSKVLAVGKEAKMMLGRTPGNIQAIRPIKDGVIADFEVTEAMLRYFINKVHNRRTLVHPRIIISVPSGITQVEKRAVKESAESAGAREVYLIEEPMAAAIGAGLPITEPTANMIVDIGGGTTEVAVISLAGIVYANSVRVAGDKMDDAILHHIKRKHNLAIGEHSAEVIKTTIADVMPEEPYETMEIKGRDLVSGVPKTLTINSGEIRDAISEQVDAIIEAVKMALELTPPELSADIVDQGIVLTGGGALLRNLDKRLNKETGLPIIIAEDPLSSVVLGSGKALENISVLREVVIS from the coding sequence ATGTTTGGTCCTTTTGATAAATTATTTGGTTGGCTTTCGAATGATCTTGCCATTGATCTTGGCACCGCGAATACGCTTGTCTATGTAAAAGGTAAAGGTATCGTTCTGCGAGAGCCTTCTGTTGTTGCTGTACGCCAGGATCATCGGACAAGCAAGGTTTTGGCTGTTGGTAAAGAAGCGAAAATGATGCTTGGTCGTACTCCCGGAAATATTCAGGCCATCAGGCCAATTAAGGATGGTGTTATTGCTGACTTCGAAGTGACGGAGGCGATGCTTCGCTATTTTATTAACAAGGTTCACAATAGACGAACCTTGGTACACCCGCGAATCATCATAAGCGTGCCTTCTGGGATTACCCAGGTTGAAAAAAGGGCTGTTAAAGAGTCGGCTGAATCGGCTGGTGCCCGTGAAGTGTACTTGATTGAGGAGCCAATGGCTGCGGCTATCGGCGCTGGTCTGCCAATTACTGAGCCGACTGCAAATATGATCGTTGATATTGGCGGTGGTACAACTGAGGTTGCGGTTATTTCCCTGGCAGGTATCGTCTATGCGAATTCGGTTCGGGTTGCCGGCGATAAAATGGATGATGCTATTTTGCATCATATTAAACGAAAACATAATCTTGCTATTGGTGAGCATTCAGCTGAGGTTATTAAGACTACCATCGCTGATGTTATGCCGGAAGAGCCTTACGAAACTATGGAGATTAAAGGGCGAGACCTGGTTTCCGGGGTTCCAAAGACACTGACCATTAATTCTGGTGAAATTCGGGATGCAATTTCAGAACAGGTTGATGCGATTATCGAGGCTGTGAAGATGGCACTGGAGTTAACGCCACCGGAGCTTTCCGCTGATATTGTCGATCAGGGTATTGTTCTGACCGGAGGTGGCGCTTTATTACGAAATCTGGACAAGCGACTCAATAAAGAGACCGGGCTGCCGATCATAATTGCTGAAGATCCACTTTCCTCGGTCGTTTTAGGGTCAGGAAAGGCGTTGGAAAATATCTCTGTATTAAGAGAAGTTGTTATTAGTTAG